One part of the Pseudemcibacter aquimaris genome encodes these proteins:
- a CDS encoding pyridoxal phosphate-dependent decarboxylase family protein produces the protein MEFNQELYEQVLGAAKSFEESLDSRPVTPSDEAVKALSYFEEPLSQRGEDAKSVIKMLTDVGEPGVVSSRGGRYYGFVTGGAMPVSVAANWMAATWDQNAGPYVLSPTAAKIEVVAGGWLLDVLDLPRDAGFGFVTGATMAGFTALCTARNKLYKNLGYNLKEDGIRNAPKIRFVMSEEIHPTNIIALQYMGYGKNEFEYVPCDDQGRLIASELPELDDHTIVLCQAGNVNSGSFDPFNEICDKADGTGAWVHVDAAFGGWVRASKERKYLADGIDRADSWSFDCHKWLNVPHDSAVSICRDREAMQDMFGVVAPYLVTGENRDPDHYTPELSRRARGIEIWAALKFLGKDGLADMIDRTANFAKYYASELEKMGINVANDVVINQVVATIDDDERLEQLITDVQKSGKTWFGPTNWKGKKGFRISISSHSTTKEDVDISLDAVRTALKK, from the coding sequence ATGGAATTTAATCAGGAACTTTATGAACAAGTGCTCGGGGCGGCAAAATCATTTGAAGAAAGCCTTGATAGCAGACCCGTTACACCAAGCGATGAAGCGGTAAAGGCATTATCATATTTCGAAGAACCACTTTCACAAAGGGGCGAGGATGCAAAATCCGTGATTAAAATGTTGACCGATGTGGGTGAACCGGGTGTCGTGTCATCCCGTGGTGGGCGTTATTATGGCTTTGTAACCGGTGGGGCGATGCCGGTATCGGTTGCTGCCAACTGGATGGCGGCCACATGGGATCAAAACGCGGGTCCATATGTCTTAAGCCCCACTGCCGCGAAGATAGAGGTCGTCGCCGGCGGTTGGTTACTCGATGTGCTTGATTTACCGCGTGACGCTGGTTTTGGATTTGTGACGGGAGCAACGATGGCGGGCTTCACGGCGCTTTGTACTGCGCGCAACAAATTATATAAAAATCTGGGTTATAATTTAAAAGAAGACGGCATCAGAAACGCACCGAAAATTAGGTTCGTGATGAGCGAAGAAATTCATCCGACAAATATTATTGCCTTACAATATATGGGATACGGCAAAAATGAATTTGAATATGTGCCCTGTGATGATCAAGGCCGTTTGATCGCAAGCGAGCTTCCGGAACTGGATGATCATACAATTGTTTTATGTCAGGCGGGCAATGTAAATAGCGGTTCATTCGATCCGTTTAATGAAATTTGTGATAAGGCAGATGGCACAGGCGCATGGGTACATGTCGATGCAGCATTTGGCGGATGGGTCAGGGCATCCAAAGAACGAAAATATCTTGCGGATGGTATTGACCGCGCTGATAGCTGGTCATTTGATTGCCATAAATGGTTAAATGTTCCGCATGATAGTGCGGTGTCCATTTGTCGTGACCGCGAAGCCATGCAAGACATGTTCGGTGTTGTGGCGCCATATCTTGTTACTGGTGAAAACCGTGATCCGGATCATTATACACCGGAATTATCAAGACGTGCTCGAGGTATTGAAATCTGGGCGGCGCTTAAGTTCCTGGGTAAAGATGGGCTTGCCGATATGATCGATAGAACGGCCAATTTCGCGAAATATTACGCAAGTGAGCTTGAAAAAATGGGCATTAATGTCGCAAATGATGTCGTCATCAATCAGGTGGTCGCAACTATTGATGACGATGAAAGGCTTGAACAACTGATCACAGATGTTCAAAAAAGTGGTAAAACATGGTTTGGCCCAACCAATTGGAAGGGCAAAAAAGGATTCCGCATCAGTATTTCATCGCATTCAACAACCAAAGAAGATGTCGATATTTCACTTGATGCGGTTCGGACTGCGCTTAAGAAATAA
- a CDS encoding nucleoside triphosphate pyrophosphohydrolase family protein, with amino-acid sequence MKNYLADSARTASNTYFTDKVTEDEVKNTFEKFAETGEVLDNQKRRLFYGKGDALSGGNVDGFSIENLNGNIVHAIYGLCTEAGEISEAFLKAAETGSFDEVNLKEEAGDLLWYLAMLFRELDTDFDEVATTNINKLKARFPEKFTQDHAYNRDLGKEREILES; translated from the coding sequence ATGAAAAACTACCTTGCCGACAGCGCCAGAACAGCATCAAATACTTATTTCACGGATAAAGTGACAGAAGATGAAGTAAAAAATACTTTTGAAAAATTTGCTGAAACTGGTGAGGTTCTTGATAATCAAAAACGTCGCCTTTTTTATGGTAAGGGGGATGCATTATCAGGCGGCAATGTTGATGGTTTTTCCATTGAAAACCTAAACGGGAATATTGTTCACGCGATTTATGGATTATGTACCGAAGCAGGTGAGATTTCAGAAGCCTTTCTTAAGGCCGCAGAAACCGGATCATTCGATGAGGTTAATTTGAAAGAAGAAGCAGGTGATCTATTGTGGTATCTCGCGATGCTATTCCGTGAACTTGATACGGATTTTGACGAGGTTGCAACAACCAACATCAATAAACTTAAAGCACGTTTTCCGGAAAAATTCACACAGGATCATGCCTATAATCGTGATCTTGGTAAAGAGCGCGAAATTTTGGAAAGTTAA
- a CDS encoding TonB-dependent receptor domain-containing protein: MKKTLFKNSSALLSLMLMSSVSIPAIAQDADDNTDVIYVTGSLIKRPSQENSSSPLNVVTTGDLDAQGLNNVGDLARNMTFNAGAEINTDAFTQNFSTGTSNVNLRNLGLGSTLVLLNGKRQTLSAAYADDGSTFVDTGALMPLIMVDRVETLKDGGSAIYGTDAVSGVVNYITRKNFEGFEIRGGLQQTTSDSQSDYDISAIWGTEAGNGNFVIAGSFLHRTALSAADRPELTSGTGISGSGQPGTIIFRDQIPATDPSQDANLDGRIDLLPIMDPYCGTADLSIQNPLGDPIPTGPTTSITPGSCGFQFDGFYDLVPEDERVQLFTSYDADIGNDMHVYLEAAYSTNKAVRSNAPAFPIASPLPVAVGDGAGAVLPHVPVEIQPLVQSLNLSSVLFVGRALGSNGEPFISNHNNETYRFAGTLDGRVSDTMTWETSVSYSSNTYDINVNDVSRNAYIGALTTGTFNPFGTAWTTHPNSQAALDAIISENTLFGDTSLFTADAHITTELAEIGSSGEMVQLAVGGQYRKSEMNYNWTDGYNGVLGDGSNSVETDINGDPVPFFQGPLAPFNGGNLMFLYGGPDYGGERDVFAGFAELAVPLHETLELQIAARYEDYGDGVNSFDPKFSALWRPNDYLSVRGSYSTAFRAPSIYNTDGVQTSLAEITLGPSSNFIPVTSIGNPDLNPEEAEVINVGFTFRPDDNFRMSMDYWRYDFTNLITQESPQSVLDKALGGNVVAQGKVKLAIANDFSTPYQIITEIINAPSVVTDGFDMSAAYTFDLDLGALTFGAEATYVNKYEGVDQDNVSFEGAGSRNFRTFARSMPEWRANFNVSFSGENHFAHLFLRYIDSYTDDQNDVVVPTYTTVDFQYGYIFGDPDNAPLTATVGVINMFDKDVPRLQTNGGFDSKVHDPRGRMIYMKLSKQF, from the coding sequence ATGAAAAAAACATTATTCAAAAATTCCAGTGCGCTATTATCTTTGATGCTTATGTCGTCGGTATCAATACCGGCGATAGCACAAGACGCAGATGACAATACAGATGTTATCTATGTCACGGGATCCTTGATCAAAAGACCTTCACAAGAAAATTCATCATCGCCGCTTAATGTGGTGACAACGGGCGACCTCGATGCGCAGGGGCTTAACAATGTTGGTGATCTGGCGCGGAATATGACCTTTAATGCGGGTGCGGAAATCAACACCGATGCATTTACGCAGAATTTTAGCACCGGGACAAGCAACGTCAACTTAAGAAACCTTGGGCTTGGGTCAACGCTTGTACTTTTAAATGGTAAACGCCAAACATTATCGGCCGCTTATGCGGATGATGGTAGCACATTTGTTGATACTGGGGCGTTGATGCCACTTATTATGGTGGACCGCGTTGAAACATTAAAAGATGGCGGTTCCGCCATTTACGGTACCGATGCGGTATCCGGTGTTGTAAATTATATTACCCGCAAAAATTTCGAAGGATTTGAAATTCGTGGCGGCTTGCAACAAACAACCAGTGACAGTCAATCCGATTATGATATTTCCGCTATCTGGGGAACAGAGGCAGGAAACGGTAATTTCGTTATTGCCGGTAGCTTCCTTCATAGAACTGCGTTATCCGCTGCTGACCGTCCGGAACTGACATCCGGCACGGGTATTTCCGGTTCCGGTCAACCCGGCACAATCATCTTCCGGGATCAAATTCCAGCAACTGACCCTTCACAGGATGCCAATTTAGATGGCCGAATAGATCTACTCCCTATAATGGATCCATATTGTGGTACTGCTGATCTTTCAATTCAAAACCCGCTTGGTGATCCAATTCCAACGGGGCCGACAACATCAATTACGCCAGGATCATGCGGATTCCAGTTTGACGGTTTTTATGACCTGGTACCAGAAGACGAACGTGTTCAATTATTCACGTCCTATGATGCAGATATTGGCAATGATATGCATGTATATCTTGAGGCGGCCTATTCAACCAACAAAGCCGTCAGAAGCAACGCACCAGCATTCCCAATTGCATCACCGCTTCCGGTGGCCGTTGGTGATGGTGCGGGTGCCGTATTGCCGCATGTACCTGTTGAAATTCAACCACTGGTGCAAAGCTTGAATTTATCAAGTGTGTTATTCGTTGGCCGCGCGCTGGGAAGTAATGGTGAACCATTTATTTCCAATCATAATAATGAAACATACCGTTTTGCTGGAACGCTTGACGGAAGGGTTTCTGACACCATGACATGGGAAACGTCGGTCAGTTACAGCAGTAATACATATGACATCAACGTGAATGATGTATCGCGTAATGCATATATCGGTGCATTAACAACGGGGACATTTAACCCGTTTGGAACCGCATGGACAACGCATCCGAATTCACAAGCGGCCCTCGACGCGATTATTTCCGAAAATACACTTTTCGGTGATACGTCGCTGTTTACCGCGGACGCACATATCACAACCGAACTTGCCGAAATCGGCAGCAGTGGTGAAATGGTGCAGTTAGCCGTCGGCGGTCAATACCGTAAATCAGAAATGAATTATAATTGGACCGATGGTTATAATGGTGTCCTTGGTGATGGTAGCAACAGTGTTGAAACCGATATAAACGGTGATCCTGTACCATTTTTCCAAGGGCCGCTTGCACCATTTAATGGTGGTAATTTAATGTTCCTTTATGGTGGGCCTGATTATGGTGGTGAACGTGATGTATTTGCGGGTTTTGCAGAACTTGCGGTGCCGCTTCATGAAACATTGGAACTACAAATCGCTGCGCGATACGAGGATTACGGCGACGGTGTAAACAGTTTTGATCCAAAGTTTTCTGCACTTTGGCGTCCAAATGATTATTTATCGGTTCGCGGTTCATACAGTACCGCATTCCGTGCGCCATCTATTTATAATACGGATGGTGTTCAAACATCACTTGCTGAAATTACGTTAGGACCTAGTTCGAATTTTATTCCTGTGACATCAATAGGAAACCCTGACTTAAATCCAGAAGAAGCTGAAGTGATTAATGTCGGCTTCACATTCCGACCTGATGATAATTTCAGAATGAGCATGGATTATTGGCGTTATGATTTCACTAACCTGATCACACAAGAAAGTCCACAATCTGTTCTCGATAAGGCTCTTGGTGGAAATGTCGTGGCTCAAGGTAAAGTTAAGCTTGCTATAGCAAACGACTTTTCTACGCCATACCAGATCATTACTGAAATTATCAATGCACCATCCGTTGTAACTGATGGATTTGACATGAGTGCGGCATATACATTTGACCTTGATTTGGGTGCGCTTACATTTGGTGCCGAGGCAACATATGTCAATAAATACGAAGGCGTAGATCAGGATAATGTGTCATTCGAAGGTGCCGGAAGCCGGAATTTCAGAACATTTGCCCGTTCAATGCCGGAATGGCGCGCGAACTTTAATGTTAGCTTCTCTGGTGAAAACCATTTTGCGCATCTATTCCTGCGTTATATCGACAGTTATACGGATGATCAGAATGATGTGGTTGTGCCGACTTATACGACCGTTGATTTCCAATATGGTTATATATTCGGCGATCCTGATAATGCACCGTTAACGGCAACCGTTGGCGTGATCAACATGTTTGATAAGGATGTACCAAGGCTTCAAACCAATGGTGGTTTCGATAGTAAGGTGCATGATCCGCGCGGTCGCATGATTTACATGAAATTGTCAAAACAGTTTTAA
- a CDS encoding OsmC family protein translates to MSEYHATVSWQRGEEEKFTDEKYSRMHSWTFEGGIMIPASPSHHIVPLPYSNPNYVDPEQAYVASLSSCHMLSFLHVAAQAGFCVDEYEDNAVGYLERVSRGKMAMTKVVLRPKCTYSGAKKPTPDDLEDLHHQAHEVCFIANSVKTEIVTEIIS, encoded by the coding sequence ATGTCTGAATATCACGCTACAGTCTCCTGGCAGAGGGGCGAAGAAGAAAAATTTACCGACGAAAAATACAGCAGAATGCACAGTTGGACATTCGAAGGGGGCATCATGATACCCGCCAGTCCATCACATCATATTGTGCCGCTGCCCTATTCCAATCCGAATTATGTTGACCCGGAACAAGCATATGTCGCATCACTTTCAAGTTGTCATATGCTTTCATTTTTACATGTGGCAGCACAAGCAGGCTTTTGCGTTGATGAATATGAAGACAACGCAGTCGGATACCTTGAACGCGTATCCCGCGGAAAAATGGCCATGACAAAAGTGGTGTTAAGACCTAAATGCACATATAGCGGCGCCAAAAAACCAACGCCCGATGATTTAGAAGATCTTCATCATCAGGCGCATGAGGTTTGCTTTATTGCAAATTCAGTGAAGACGGAAATCGTTACCGAAATTATTTCTTAA
- a CDS encoding penicillin acylase family protein encodes MRIVIIFVLSFIGFSATAQQSVQIDGLNAPVEIIKDKWGISHIYAENQQDLFFAQGYNAARDRLFQFEIWRRKATGTLAEIMGEKALEHDKGARLLRFRNDLAAELAHYHEDGTEIINAFVDGVNAYIRETEKNPELLPFEFKTLGIKPGHWTPEIVISRHNALTGGISNEIMLSKAITALGADVVREYYPFYRDTHLKAFDGIDLSKITSDIMAGYRASRSMPAFDASDLANPEMAATINSSIDTFDEQFWNDPIEGINNIGSNNWVIDGSKTESGKPIMANDPHRTIQSPSLRYMVHLNAPAKDGKRGWNVIGGGEPVLPGVSIGHNEFGAWGLTIFRIDQEDLYVYETNPDNPNQYKYNGRWADMHTEETVINVRGQGDVTATLKYSIHGPVIHEDTENNIAYGLRAAWLDIGATPYLASLRMDQAETFEEFRDACSFSGLPGENMVWADKMGNIGWQSVGLTPVRFGWDGSLPIPGNGEYEWSGYVPIKQMPHVTNPKSGWYGTANHHNVPDGYPNIFSDFYSDPARYERLLEVMNAAENHTIEDSERLQYDNKSMNAEKIIPIISALSVPDELREAQNALGSWDARLDLESSAAAIFDIWEQAMLNMLYNQIMPRDKQSQVGMPSRQKLKDWILTPDAWVWGDSAETSRDHLMVTALQIAVEILTEDFGDDIDTWNYGRIHYSEIIHPLSHLLSDELQDQVNIAPLPRGGGGNTLNANHGNERQRSGASFRMIVDTADWDKAVGTNSPGQSGDPRSPHYADLFEGWNKGDYFPMLYSKTLIKQNVSEEIHLKP; translated from the coding sequence ATGCGCATTGTTATTATCTTTGTTTTAAGTTTCATTGGTTTTTCGGCCACTGCACAGCAATCGGTGCAAATTGATGGGCTTAATGCCCCGGTTGAAATCATCAAGGATAAATGGGGTATTTCCCATATTTACGCGGAAAACCAACAGGATCTTTTTTTCGCACAAGGATATAACGCCGCCCGTGACCGTCTTTTCCAATTTGAAATCTGGCGCCGCAAAGCAACAGGTACACTCGCCGAAATTATGGGGGAAAAGGCATTAGAACATGATAAAGGCGCGAGGCTTTTAAGATTTAGAAATGACCTTGCCGCGGAACTTGCTCATTACCATGAAGACGGCACAGAAATCATTAACGCCTTTGTTGATGGTGTTAATGCCTATATCCGGGAAACGGAAAAGAATCCTGAATTATTACCGTTTGAATTTAAAACACTTGGTATAAAACCGGGGCACTGGACACCAGAAATCGTTATTTCCCGTCATAATGCGTTAACGGGTGGCATTTCCAATGAAATAATGCTTTCCAAGGCAATAACGGCTCTGGGCGCTGATGTCGTGCGTGAATATTACCCGTTTTACCGTGACACCCATTTAAAAGCATTCGATGGCATTGATCTTTCGAAAATTACCAGTGACATTATGGCCGGATACCGCGCATCACGAAGCATGCCAGCGTTTGATGCTAGTGATCTTGCAAACCCCGAAATGGCCGCAACCATCAACAGCAGCATTGATACGTTCGACGAACAATTCTGGAATGACCCGATTGAAGGGATCAACAACATCGGCAGTAACAATTGGGTGATTGACGGGTCAAAAACCGAAAGCGGTAAACCGATCATGGCCAATGACCCGCACCGCACCATTCAAAGCCCGTCATTACGCTATATGGTCCATTTAAACGCACCGGCAAAAGACGGCAAGCGGGGCTGGAACGTGATTGGCGGCGGTGAACCGGTATTACCGGGTGTTTCCATTGGCCATAATGAATTTGGCGCATGGGGTTTAACAATTTTCCGCATTGATCAGGAAGATTTGTATGTTTACGAAACCAATCCGGATAACCCGAACCAGTATAAATACAATGGTCGCTGGGCGGATATGCACACGGAAGAAACGGTTATAAACGTGCGCGGGCAGGGCGATGTCACCGCAACGCTTAAATATTCCATTCATGGCCCCGTTATTCACGAGGATACAGAAAACAATATTGCTTACGGTTTACGGGCAGCGTGGCTTGATATCGGGGCAACACCATATCTTGCGAGCCTCAGGATGGATCAGGCCGAAACATTCGAAGAATTCCGCGATGCCTGCAGTTTTTCCGGCTTACCTGGTGAAAATATGGTCTGGGCTGATAAAATGGGCAACATTGGCTGGCAATCGGTTGGTTTGACGCCGGTTCGTTTTGGCTGGGACGGTAGCTTACCTATACCCGGTAACGGTGAATATGAATGGTCAGGGTATGTTCCCATTAAACAAATGCCCCATGTGACCAACCCGAAATCGGGATGGTACGGTACCGCTAACCATCATAATGTCCCGGATGGTTATCCGAATATCTTTTCTGATTTTTATTCCGATCCGGCGCGTTACGAACGTTTGCTTGAGGTGATGAATGCAGCAGAGAACCACACAATTGAGGATAGCGAACGCCTTCAATATGATAATAAATCCATGAACGCAGAAAAAATCATTCCTATCATCAGTGCCTTAAGTGTTCCTGATGAATTACGCGAAGCACAGAACGCGTTGGGTTCATGGGACGCGAGGCTTGATCTGGAAAGCAGTGCGGCTGCGATATTTGATATCTGGGAACAGGCAATGTTAAATATGCTTTATAATCAAATTATGCCGCGTGATAAACAATCCCAAGTCGGAATGCCAAGCAGACAAAAATTAAAAGATTGGATTTTAACGCCAGATGCATGGGTTTGGGGCGATAGCGCCGAAACGTCACGTGATCATTTAATGGTAACTGCATTACAAATTGCCGTTGAAATATTAACCGAGGATTTCGGTGACGACATAGACACGTGGAATTATGGCCGCATCCATTATTCGGAAATCATTCATCCGTTAAGCCATTTGTTATCAGATGAATTGCAGGATCAGGTCAATATCGCGCCACTACCGCGTGGTGGGGGTGGTAATACACTAAACGCTAATCACGGTAACGAAAGACAACGATCCGGTGCCAGTTTCCGCATGATTGTTGATACCGCAGACTGGGATAAGGCCGTTGGCACCAATTCACCGGGACAATCAGGCGATCCAAGAAGCCCGCATTATGCTGATTTATTTGAAGGATGGAATAAAGGGGATTATTTCCCGATGCTTTATTCTAAAACTCTTATCAAACAGAACGTAAGTGAAGAAATTCATTTAAAACCATAA
- a CDS encoding TlpA family protein disulfide reductase produces MRYLLTLFIIVFSIYTVSAAETNLSVGDKIPEKLGVNLNGEKVSASDHKGKVLVVSFWATWCPPCRRELPVIDNLQKLAGKENLSVIAVNYGEKGRVYRRFTEALGEVNLTFTHDKRGRIGKKDFGVGGIPHMVIANHEGIIEHIHIGYGDDTINNLANEINTLLQKRREAIASVQSSLDKDVAE; encoded by the coding sequence GTGCGCTATTTACTTACACTTTTCATAATAGTTTTTTCAATTTATACTGTTTCTGCCGCAGAAACGAATTTATCAGTTGGTGATAAAATTCCTGAAAAACTTGGGGTCAACCTTAATGGTGAAAAGGTGAGTGCTAGTGATCATAAAGGAAAAGTGCTTGTCGTTAGTTTTTGGGCTACATGGTGTCCGCCATGCAGAAGAGAATTACCAGTTATTGATAATTTGCAAAAACTTGCAGGAAAAGAAAACTTATCAGTTATAGCAGTTAATTACGGGGAAAAAGGCCGTGTATATCGCAGGTTTACAGAAGCTCTTGGTGAAGTAAACCTTACATTTACACATGATAAGCGTGGCCGCATTGGAAAAAAAGATTTTGGCGTAGGCGGAATACCACATATGGTTATTGCAAATCATGAAGGAATTATTGAACATATTCATATTGGGTATGGTGATGACACAATCAATAATTTAGCAAATGAGATAAATACTTTACTTCAGAAACGCCGTGAAGCGATAGCTTCTGTTCAATCAAGTCTTGATAAAGACGTTGCTGAGTAA